A window of Roseobacter fucihabitans genomic DNA:
GATGCCCAAGCGTTTATCGCTGAATTTCAACAACGCGATCACCTTGCCCCACAGGACAAAGGAGCGTGATAACTTGTCGCTTAGAGAGACCGTCTTGGATGACATGAAACTGGCCCTTTCAACGGTCTGTTTAAGGCCGCGGATCGGGCAATGCTACGAAGAAAATCAAGTCAATCTCTGCGAAAGGCTGTCGGCCCGGAAGCGCGCCATATGTCAGAGGATCATTCAGCGGGTCCAACCAAGAGAGAGCGGCCTCGTGCGGTCTCAGCGACCGGTCGCACCCAAGATCGAGAACCCCGTCATGGCGATCAGTCGGATATCGGTAAAAAGGGATAGATCGTTGGAGTAATCGACATCGAACTGTACGCGCTCGGAATATGACACGTCATTGCGCCCTGAGACCTGCCACAGACCTGTAATACCGGGCGTCATGGACAGATAAACCGGGCGGTGGATACCATATTTGTGCAACTCGACGCGCACAATCGGTCGCGGACCGACAAAGCTCATATTCCCGCAAATGACATTCCAGATCTGCGGAAGTTCATCAAGGCTGGTCTTGCGCAGGAAGTTGCCCAGGCGCGTAATCCGAGGATCATCATTCAGTTTGTGGTCTTGTGCCCATTCTGCGGCGGCTTCTGGATTATTCTCAAGATGTACGCGCAGTTTCTCTTCTGCATCCACAACCATGGTCCTCAGTTTCCAGCACCTGAAAACCTTTCCATCACGCCCGACCCGTCTGTGACCGAAGAACCCCGTGCCACCATCGCGTTTTGTCAAAACCCACAGCAGGGCTATGATCGGTACGACAAGTGGCAAAATGATGAGTGCCAAAATCAGGTCAAACACGCGCTTTCCTGCGCGTCTGTAGATTGCGACACCGCCGCCTAGTTCAGAGAACACTTTTGATTTTTCAGACTCTTCCAAATGGAATGCGGTCATAACGAGAAACTCCTAAAATCTGATTCTCAATAATCTTTACACTTTGTTAATAATAGCTCTTCAGAGTTGTGGGTCAATGAAAGGAAATTATTCACAGTTGCGGAAATAAACCGCCGACGGCGGGAAGCGTGGCTAATTTTTAGGCGTATCGGCTGAAAACCGCCGTTTTTCAGGACAAGACGCGCTGTGTCCGCAAGGCTCCAACCTGCGCATTGTCGAGGCAGCCGGGTTTTCGGAGCTAGCATTCTTATTTTGTTGTCAAAGCTTAGACGACCAAGTCCGATGAGCATAAGCGTCCCCATGAGTACGAAAGTTGGCGGAATCGGAACCGGTGTTACCGGCCCTGTAACTGGCGTGATGGATAGGATTGATGCCTCGACCGATTGGATAACGTCAAGTTCGTCCAGAAAATAGGCAGAAATATACCCTGTATCGAAAGTCGTGGGGAACCTGCTGGGCAATTCGGTGGCGCCACCGAGCCAGCCTATTGTCAGGATTTCGAATATCATATTCCATCCGTTCGGGTCCTCGGAGATGAAGCTTTGGGCGATGAAATTATCTTGATTGTTGACGCTCGAGACGACCGTAAAGCGATTGTCCAGCGTAAGAGAAAAGCCCTCCTGCGTGGAAATGCTAAGGGTTTCGAGGCCGGAGTTGTATTCGTATGAGTTGCCGGATTGTCTTGAAGGCGGGAAACTGTAGGTCATGCGACCGAATAGGGTGCCACCGATGGGCACCTTGGCATCCTGCGATGCAGGGCGCAAAAAGGCGCTATCAATTCTTGCCACCACGTCGAAATCAAATGTCGCCGCCCAAGCGGTATTAACAAAGGATAAGAGTGCTATGAGGGGCAGAAGGCAAAAACGCATCAAAATCCAATCGTAAAAACTCAGCGGAAAGATTAACATAACCTTAACATCCGATCCAATGTTTTTGCGGATTGTCGGTTTTGGTCGAAAAGTCAAGCGGTTGGAGCAAAGTAAGCAAGCTACGCCACTTGCGATACTTGGAATCAGTTTGCTCGAAACTTTCCCATTTTTTGCTGAGCTTGGCACATGGCACCAAGGCGCGCTTCACTAAATACCGACAAATTTTGTACTGCTGCTGGAAAAATCTAACGAAACGCCGCTCAATCTTCGCAATGCGGGCCAGACGCGATTAAATGACATGACGCTAGGTTTTTGCCATCCAGAGGTCTGTGGTGCTTATTCAATTCCTGGAAAACGCCAACTAGGACCTGTTGACGTTCGGGATTCCCAAATCATCTGACTTCTGCTTCAAGATTGCAAACATTGGGGAGCAGCCTTGACGCGAAGGGTCCTGAGCGATGCCCAGTGGGCGATCATCGACCCTTACGGCCTCGGAAAATCCAGCGATCCGGGGCAGACCGGGCGTGCTCCCCGGCTGTTTTTAGAGGCCGTCCTTTGGATCGTCCGTACCGGGGCGCAATGGCGCGAACTGCCCGAATTCGGCAAGTGGAATAGCGTGTTCAGGCGATTTCGCAGAGGGGTCAAGGTGGATACTTTATATCATATTTTCAAGGTATTATCCTCAGACGCCGACCTCGGATACGTCATGATCCCCTCTCATCGAAACTGCGTTTCGACTGCCTGGCGAGGGACGGCACCATCGTTAAGGTTCATCGTTCGGGTCAGGGCGCAAAAGGGGGATTCTTTGCCAGGCCATTGGGCGCTCTCGCGGGGCATAAACACGAAGACTGACAGGTCGGTTCGCAAAGCTGGCAGGCACGCTGTAACGGTTGCGCTCGAAAGTGATCAAGCACCCCTCTCGTGCATTGCTGCGCAATACCCTGCCGGGCAATGGTTGGTGACACACGCTTGCTGTGTTCAACAAACCCGTCAAAAGCTGGGGGTAAAACCATCAACATGGGCTTCTCGGCTTCCCAAGCATCCACTGCCCGGCAGTGCATTGCGTAGCAATGTCACGAGCGGGGGCGATTGAACCCGCCAATTCCCGGTGCGCTATCTCTGACCAAAGGGCGATGCAACGATCCTCAAGCCACTGGTTCAGCTCTTCTAAATCCTTGAAGACAGGCATGACCTGCCACAATCGGTTCCGCGCATCGCTGACGTTCTTCTCAACCTGACCGCCGCCATTGTCGCTCGGACCAATGGCGCATCAATGGCTTGCCCCAGCCTGCGGCTGGATTGCAGAACTCAGGCTCAAAAACATAGTGGCTAGCCATGGATTGGAAGCGTGCATTGACATCGCGCTGTTTGCCCCGTCCAACACGGTCCACCGCTGTCTTCGCGTCCATTGTCCTCGGACCAATGGCGGACAATTCCCGCTGTCGTAAATCCCACGCCCTGGAACACCGCCGAACACGCGGAACGCATGTCAGTGGGCATCAAACAGCATCCATTGACCGGCAGTGCATTTCCGCAGGAAATGTCACGAGAGGGACGTGCGTCTGCAAAGGATAAGCCCGGACAATAAAGACACGGCTGTGCGACGCTTAGTGTGCGCAACCTGTAGTTACGCTTTGAGCATTGGAAACACGCACCGCTGATCACAAGTTTTTGGCGGTGTGGTACCAACCAAAACAGCTAGGCTGATTTCAAATGCCGCCTTTTATGCAAGACAAGCGCCCTTACACAAAGAACTACAGGTGATCAGTCCTCATTCTACCCAGCTCAATCTTTGGGCACTGCGCCGAAAGGCGATCAAGGCTGCGCAGAGCAAGGCCCATTAAGACAGGCCTACAACATTCGACCCTAAGTCGGGCCAAGCAGGTCGCCTTCGCTCTCCTCCGGGGATGGCGTCGCCTCAACCGGTTCTTCAGTCAATAAGTCGCCTTCTGCTTCACTCAGGCTTGGTTCAGCTTGCGGCGGATCCACCGAGAGGGGCTTTTTTGGCGTGCTGCGACCATCAGGCATCCCAGAGAGCACATTCACGCCTTCGGGAAAGATGACCTCGCGCGCTTCGTCGGGCATTGAGATACCTTCGATTGTAAGCGTCGACTTCACGGCCCGCAAAAGAGATGATTTCAGTTTGAGCGGAGAAATCTCGCGCCCGTTAAACCAGTAATAGGTCTTTATGTTGACCGTTGAGGCACCTAACTCACCGACCAGCACCATTGGCTCTGGCTCTCCCAACACAGCCGGATGTTCGCGCAGACACCCCAGAATAATGCTTTGCGCTTCAGCTATGCCAGCGTCATAGCCAATGCCCACAACAAAATCGCCGCGTCGTTTGGGCGATGACGTGAAATTTTCGATCACGTTCTTGAAGATGGTGGAATTCGGAATGTGAATCTGGTTGCCATCGGCAGATGTCAGTAATGTGCTGCGCGTTGTCATGGCTTTGACCGTTCCGCTCATGCCTGCGACCGTGACGAAGTCGCCGCGCTGGAAGGGGCGACTTACACTCAGGATCAGGCTTGACAGAAAGTTCTCGGCTATGTCGCGAAAGGCAAAGCCAATTACGATACCAATCACACCCGCGCCGCCAACAATGGAAAGCGCAAGCTGGGTCAGGCCCGCGACTTGGAGAACGATGTAGATGCCCAGCAAAAACACCGGGAAAGCAACAGCACGCGCGACTACCTTGCGCAAAAACGGCGAACGTACCCGATCGGTGAGAAGCCAGCGCATCAGGCGCGACACAAGCCGTGAAGCGTACCACGTCAAAGGTCAAACCAAGACCGCAAGTACGATCAGAGGCAATGCTGCGACGGTCTTTTGAGCGACGTTTTCAAGCTCTTCCAAGGCCGGGGCTAAAGACCAGATGACAACCTCGCGAACGGTGATGCGGTTGACAATAGCGACAACACCGTCTGTTTTTGATGCTAAATCGCGCGCCCATGTTCGATACGCTTCAGTGGCTGTCACACCGTCCAGAAATACCACACCTTCGTCTACGCGCGCTCCGACTTCGCTATACCAGCCCGTCGCGTTCAGGATGCTTTCTATGCGCTGCTCAATCGCAGTGTCCGACGGCGCCGGATCAATTTGTACCGCTTGTTCTGGTGCTTTAGGTGTGTTGGTTGCAACCGGATTTGAGACCTGCGCTGCGGTACTAACCGGACAGAGAACGAGCATTGTTGATATGATCAGATGCAGACATAGACATACCCTGCGGGACACTTCCGTTACGATCTGCATCTGAACGTTATCCTTCCATTGCGCTGCTGCCCGACGAGCGTTGTTGCCGCGCGTACGCTGCAATATATCCCGACGAGCCGAAGCTGATCTTCGGCATTTTCGCCAAGATCAGGGCCACCGTCGGAAAAGTACGCTTTGGTCATTGCAACGGCCATAGCCACTTTACCCTTGTCGTTATCCCAGTATTCCGCTTGCGTTGGAAGGACCTGTATCACTGCAACATCAGCATTTCCCGGACCACCGCCAAAAAATACATCACAGTACGGCCTCCACAGCTTGTGGATCAACTGGCGGCCCCAGCTGACGATGCTTTTGCCAGACACAGATGCAAACAGCATCTTGTCGGTATCGGGAAAACTGAGAGCCAGATCGTTGTCTGCGTTTAGCACGTAGATTTTGGCGCTGTCACTGTCTGTCACAAAGTGGATTGTGCGGTTATCGGCATCGATTGAATGGGGCCATCGGGGGGTGCCTGCGTCTTCCGTCTTCACCCATGCATACTTGCATGTTGCTCAACATCTCCCAAAAGTGGTTGTGTGTGTCCGTCATCGGTATTTTCCTCTTTGTGTTTTTAGATTGAGCATCAGACGGTCTTCGTTTTCGGAGTCGGTAGCTCGGCGTGTGGTCGGGCCTCTTGCTTGCCTTCGTCAATCCAGTTTCGCGAAGAGTTCGTCGCCTTGGACGCCAGACCAATTCTGGCCGTGTTCACGCGTACAACTGGTACCATCGTCCGCGTGTCTGACCACCGTCCAAGTCCCGCCGATACCGGCAGCCCACAAGTACGTGCAATCATCAATTTGGAGGACTGGTTTTTCGCCGTACCAACCCACAATGGCGGCCTCAAGCTCTGCCTTATTCATGCAGACAAGATCTGACCCAGACATCGCGGGGCCAGCCAAGGCGATTGTTGAAACTGCGGTTGTGATGAACTGATACATGGCTACTCCTTTGATACATAGCTCCAAACAGCGCCTGAGATTCCCGGCGAAGAGCGCGTCGAACGGGGTGACGCCACGTCTTTCTGGTACGGCTAATTTGACGACATCGGACTCGCTCACTAGCCCAGAAAGCGGGCTCGGCGAACGGATGACAGTTCTTCAGTTCGGTGTATGAAAATGCGTTGGAGGTGCAACGTGCCTGCGCCACAAAGCCAAACACAATGCGCCGTCGCATGCTTAGGGCTGGTACAATGGCACGGTTGAGATCGCCATCTTGGCGCTGCCGTCCTGCACCTCGCGGGCATGCGAGATATAGATCAGGGTCTGGTTTTTTTCGTCAAATATCCGCTTCACGTTCAGCGATTTGAGGATGATGGACCGACGCTCTGAGAACACGCTTTCTCCTTCGTCGTCCCGTTCAATATCGCCAATCGTAATGGGGCCTGTCTGTCGGCAACTGATCGCTGAGTTTGACGGATCTTCGAACCAGTTACCGTTTTGAAACCGGTCGATCAATCCCCGCTCAAAGTAGGATATGTGGCACGTCACCCCATCCACTTTCGGATCTTGAAACGCCTCGACAATGATGTCGTTCCCAAGCCAATCGACATCGACATTTCCAACCTGCTCGGCCCCAAGTTGCGGCGGCATCAGGACCACCATAGCAACGGCAAACCTGAGCGGGTTGCGTGCGGAACGTTTTGGCATGACCTAGCGCAGACCGAAGAACGACAGAACTGCCAGGATCACAACGATCAAACCAATGATATAAATAATACGGCTCATGGATTTTTCCTTTCGAGCTTTTAGTTTGTATATAGCAAATGAAAACGCGCTTGGCGGAAATTGGTTCCCATGATTGCACGACATTGAGGAAAGAAACCATGCCGCGTGCGGTCACTGACGTGCCTTGCGGAGCACAAAAGATGTGCGGCGTTGAAAAAATACAGAAAGCTAGCGCCCGTCGCCTAAGACATAGACGTCTCGTTCAGATCCTGCATGAGTTCGTTGTACCGCGCCATAACCAGGTGGTCCGGTTCGCAATATGGTTTCGAGGCCTTGAAGCTGCGTTCAAGCAGCTTGTCATAAGTCAGGATCGGACCAAGAGCGGATGTGCGAACACCTTTGTTTTGCATGCCGTTTTCGTGTAGTTGCGCCGCCTTTAGAGCATTGTGCATCCAGTTCAGACAGTTTATCGCCGTGAACGGGTCATTGACGCCGGGAGACAACGCGCGCGCCAGCATCTCCACCAGTTGATCAACAAGGAAGTAGATATTTTGATGCTCTGTCCGGTTAGTACCAACAGCAAAGCACTCATGAAGCTCAGACATATCCTCGTCGGTTAGGTTTTCATCCTGCCAGATGTTCAGGACCGGCGTGAAACGGGTCACGAATTCGCCCGGAAAGCACAGGATTTCTACGTCACAGATTTTTTCTTCGCTCAGCTCTTTGATGCGGCTGTAACGGAGCACCTGGATATAGCCTGCAATCGGCAACTTCAGCTGCCTGTCGGGCTGTGTATCCGGCAGAGTGGCGTTGTCGGACGACCCACGCTCGGCGTTTACTTCGATTATTGTTCGGATGTCGCGTTCCAGTTTGTGGCCCAAGTTCGCCGTGATGTTGGACACGTTGATCGTCTCGGGGACATGGTGCACAAAATAGATCATCGCAAAGACTGCGACGATGCTGCCTGCAATCGCCAGCAACAGCGAATAATGCGGGACAAAGGCTGCGATCTCGCCATCTTCAATCGGGCTTTGCACCACCCGCAGGACCAGCAATGAAAATACAAATGTGGAAATCAGAATGCCAAGGCTGATCTGGTTGCCCCGATCCCGCATGAAATTCCCGATGAGCCGGGGGCCGTAGGTGCCAGCCGCAAATGACACGGCGACAACGGTCATGGAGAACATGACGCCGGTCACCCCGATGACAGATGTCGCAATCGTGGACAGAGTGCTGCGCGCGCCCTCAATCTGTGTGTTCGACAGCCTGTCAGGCAATTGAAACGGAAGCATATCCGGCGACCGGTCTATCCAAATCACCAGATTGGCAAGCACGAAGGTAAACAAAACCATGCTTGCAGGTAAGAACCAGTAACTCGCACGCGCCGCTTGTGCCAGTTGCAGCAATTTTGCTCGGTACTTCATGCTGCAATGCTCCGAAGGTTAAAGGATGGGTCGTTTGGCCGGCGTAAGATCATCTACCATGGCGATCTTGGCCAAAGTTTCCAAATCACTCACACGCAATGTGCCATCTGACCAGTGGGCCAACTGCTGTTCTTTGAGTTTGCCCAGCGTTTTGTTCGTGTGTACCAGCGATAGCCCCAGTGCATCAGCGATATCTTGCTGTTTGAACGGAAATGGCATCTTGCCATTGTGTACCATATCCAGGCTTTGACCGCGACTAAATACCCGGACCAACGCCCAGGCGATAGATTGAATCGCGCTGCGCTGGCCAAGCGTGGACAAGGTTTCACCTAAAAAGTGTTCGTCAACTGCGGCAAGCCAGGTCAGGGCAAAGGCGCGTTCTGGTCGTTCCTTGAAGAAGGACCAGATTTCAGAACGGTCAAACACGCAAAGCGTCATTTTTGTGGTGGCCTCTACGGAATGGCCCATTTCGCCCATAATACCGGCCTGAAGGCCCAAAAAGTCGCCGGGAAAGATCAGGCTCACAACTTGGCGACGCCCGTTCGACAGAATTTTGTACCGCAGACCCATGCCATGCAGGACAGTAAAAAGTTGCGGGCTGTTCGACCCCTCCATCAGTATGGGTGTGCCGGAGTCCACAACGAGCTCACCAACTTTGAAACGTTGCATATAGCGGACATCCTCGGGCGACATATCCTCAAAAATGTCGTGCCGCCGAAGGGGGCAATTTTCGCATTTCGTCGCCAATTTAAATCTCCCAGCTATGTCATAGTTTAATGCGCAAGCGCCGGATACCTACTAGAAACCGACTTTGGCCGGTCTGGAGGACCTAGTGTGAATCAAAGTTTTGTCGTTGTCGAACCCAATCCTGTTGTACTCATGGACTTGGTCGGTACGTTGCAGCACAGTTTTCCGGCGGGCTCTGTGGCGTCTCTCGCCTCTGGTAGCGAGATAGGCCATCTGTTGGACCAAGTGGCTCTGACGACCTGTTTTTTCGTAAACGGCGCTCTGATCTCCGAGTTGGCCCCGGACGTCGTCCGTACAATCATCGATGCGGGGGGCAGGATTGTGAGCATTGGCAGGTCTGCCAGTGATGTGGTCCCGGCCACCGTTTTGGAAATACCGTTTACGACGACGATGATCTTGGAGGCATTATCCATCGACGCGCCCGATTTGCCCTTGCCCCAGCTTGAAGTCCGTACATAAACGCCTCAACGATTGGTTGAGTGGTGTTCGCACGGCTTTGCGGTTGTTCCGACACTCCGTGTGACCCGCCCGACGAGAAATGTGCACCGGCGCCGATCATGATCAGCCCGATGCCAAGATAGAGGCCTGAAAACACAAACGCTGTGTTCACTATGCCGATGAGCGGGTAAAGCGCAATCCGTCCAGCGATGGTCAGGAAACCAGTGCCAACTGTGTAGAGCAGCAGTCCCCCTGAAAGAAGACCTGCGCGTTTTGGCGGTGTGCGCCACTTTTTGTTCGATGCCGAACATCATTTATTTCCGCGACCCGAAGAATTCCACCAGAAAGCCACCGCCCGCAGCGATGCCCAAAGCAGTGTCAGGCTGGTTCTTGATAAATGTGTCGGCTTTGTTTTGGAGTTCCATTGCCTGAAGTCGCGCCGTCTCTGTAACGTCAGCGGCTTTATCGCGTGCATCCAACAATTTAAATTGCGCAGCGGCCACGGCGTCGTCACCTTTAGCTTTTCCAAGATCTGCAACCGTTTGAGTGAGCGTCGCGAGGTCGTTACGCAGTGTCTCGACTTGCTCGGACAGGTCCGCAGCGTCGGGATTGTTGTTCAGCTTTTGCAAAGTGCTTGCCATTGTCATTCTCCTCAGACGCGTCTGATTCAATAACACCCGGATGCTCAGGTGGTTCCAAAGCTTCTTGAAAAAAAGGTTGGAACTTTGACGTGGCCCTTCCCGTTGAGACGGCAGAACCATGCGGCTCATTAGTCGCGCTTTGAAAACAAAAGGAGTAAAATAATGTTGCATTATGCACTCGTATTTCTGGTCGTCGCACTGGTCGCGGCAGTCTTTGGTTTTGGCGGCATCGCATCTGCTTCGGCGGGCATCGCTCAGATTTTGTTCTTCGTATTCCTAGTGTTGTTTGTCGGCACGTTGATCCTGCGCGCTTTTCGTAGCTGATGGACCAGCCTTTGACACCATTCACGATCATCGAAAAGAAAGGACACCACTATGACCACTCCACTTAACGTTGTCGGCGCACCCAAAAACATCTCGTCGGGCGTGCAAAAACCTAAAACCATTGCTGATGGGCTGACGGATGTGTTAGCCGACACATATCGGCTGACTTTCAAGAGCCACGCGTTCCATTGGAACGTGGAGGGACCATTGTTCTATTCGATCCACAGCCTGACCGAAGAGCATTACGAGAACATGTTTGCGGCTGCCGACAAGCTGGCCGAGCGGATCAGGGCAATCGGCCAGATGGCCCCGATGTCGATGCATCAGATGATGTCGGCGTCCGTCATCAACGACCCCGAAACCACACCATCGGCGGGTGAGATGTGCACCATGCTGGCCGACGATCATCAGCGAATTGCGCATCGGCTGCACGCGTTGATCGAGATCGCCGGCGAACAGAATGACCCG
This region includes:
- a CDS encoding BON domain-containing protein, with the protein product MQIVTEVSRRVCLCLHLIISTMLVLCPVSTAAQVSNPVATNTPKAPEQAVQIDPAPSDTAIEQRIESILNATGWYSEVGARVDEGVVFLDGVTATEAYRTWARDLASKTDGVVAIVNRITVREVVIWSLAPALEELENVAQKTVAALPLIVLAVLV
- a CDS encoding YqjD family protein translates to MSRMVLPSQREGPRQSSNLFFKKLWNHLSIRVLLNQTRLRRMTMASTLQKLNNNPDAADLSEQVETLRNDLATLTQTVADLGKAKGDDAVAAAQFKLLDARDKAADVTETARLQAMELQNKADTFIKNQPDTALGIAAGGGFLVEFFGSRK
- a CDS encoding S-adenosyl-L-homocysteine hydrolase — its product is MYQFITTAVSTIALAGPAMSGSDLVCMNKAELEAAIVGWYGEKPVLQIDDCTYLWAAGIGGTWTVVRHADDGTSCTREHGQNWSGVQGDELFAKLD
- a CDS encoding sugar transferase; translation: MTAFHLEESEKSKVFSELGGGVAIYRRAGKRVFDLILALIILPLVVPIIALLWVLTKRDGGTGFFGHRRVGRDGKVFRCWKLRTMVVDAEEKLRVHLENNPEAAAEWAQDHKLNDDPRITRLGNFLRKTSLDELPQIWNVICGNMSFVGPRPIVRVELHKYGIHRPVYLSMTPGITGLWQVSGRNDVSYSERVQFDVDYSNDLSLFTDIRLIAMTGFSILGATGR
- a CDS encoding mechanosensitive ion channel family protein, with the protein product MRWLLTDRVRSPFLRKVVARAVAFPVFLLGIYIVLQVAGLTQLALSIVGGAGVIGIVIGFAFRDIAENFLSSLILSVSRPFQRGDFVTVAGMSGTVKAMTTRSTLLTSADGNQIHIPNSTIFKNVIENFTSSPKRRGDFVVGIGYDAGIAEAQSIILGCLREHPAVLGEPEPMVLVGELGASTVNIKTYYWFNGREISPLKLKSSLLRAVKSTLTIEGISMPDEAREVIFPEGVNVLSGMPDGRSTPKKPLSVDPPQAEPSLSEAEGDLLTEEPVEATPSPEESEGDLLGPT
- a CDS encoding pyridoxamine 5'-phosphate oxidase family protein, translated to MKTEDAGTPRWPHSIDADNRTIHFVTDSDSAKIYVLNADNDLALSFPDTDKMLFASVSGKSIVSWGRQLIHKLWRPYCDVFFGGGPGNADVAVIQVLPTQAEYWDNDKGKVAMAVAMTKAYFSDGGPDLGENAEDQLRLVGIYCSVRAATTLVGQQRNGRITFRCRS
- a CDS encoding Crp/Fnr family transcriptional regulator, which encodes MATKCENCPLRRHDIFEDMSPEDVRYMQRFKVGELVVDSGTPILMEGSNSPQLFTVLHGMGLRYKILSNGRRQVVSLIFPGDFLGLQAGIMGEMGHSVEATTKMTLCVFDRSEIWSFFKERPERAFALTWLAAVDEHFLGETLSTLGQRSAIQSIAWALVRVFSRGQSLDMVHNGKMPFPFKQQDIADALGLSLVHTNKTLGKLKEQQLAHWSDGTLRVSDLETLAKIAMVDDLTPAKRPIL
- a CDS encoding DUF1328 domain-containing protein — protein: MLHYALVFLVVALVAAVFGFGGIASASAGIAQILFFVFLVLFVGTLILRAFRS
- a CDS encoding CreA family protein → MVVLMPPQLGAEQVGNVDVDWLGNDIIVEAFQDPKVDGVTCHISYFERGLIDRFQNGNWFEDPSNSAISCRQTGPITIGDIERDDEGESVFSERRSIILKSLNVKRIFDEKNQTLIYISHAREVQDGSAKMAISTVPLYQP
- a CDS encoding Dps family protein, with the protein product MTTPLNVVGAPKNISSGVQKPKTIADGLTDVLADTYRLTFKSHAFHWNVEGPLFYSIHSLTEEHYENMFAAADKLAERIRAIGQMAPMSMHQMMSASVINDPETTPSAGEMCTMLADDHQRIAHRLHALIEIAGEQNDPVTEDLATERSAFHEQAAWMLRALATE
- a CDS encoding DUF2254 domain-containing protein, whose amino-acid sequence is MKYRAKLLQLAQAARASYWFLPASMVLFTFVLANLVIWIDRSPDMLPFQLPDRLSNTQIEGARSTLSTIATSVIGVTGVMFSMTVVAVSFAAGTYGPRLIGNFMRDRGNQISLGILISTFVFSLLVLRVVQSPIEDGEIAAFVPHYSLLLAIAGSIVAVFAMIYFVHHVPETINVSNITANLGHKLERDIRTIIEVNAERGSSDNATLPDTQPDRQLKLPIAGYIQVLRYSRIKELSEEKICDVEILCFPGEFVTRFTPVLNIWQDENLTDEDMSELHECFAVGTNRTEHQNIYFLVDQLVEMLARALSPGVNDPFTAINCLNWMHNALKAAQLHENGMQNKGVRTSALGPILTYDKLLERSFKASKPYCEPDHLVMARYNELMQDLNETSMS